From one Chanodichthys erythropterus isolate Z2021 chromosome 3, ASM2448905v1, whole genome shotgun sequence genomic stretch:
- the LOC137002513 gene encoding GTPase IMAP family member 8-like, producing the protein MDCNPLGPFMDSDPPWSSMDSVLLRLPKPPDLPWLPEAPDPQWLPEAPDPQWLPEAPDPQWLPEAPDPQWLPEAPDPSWLPEAPDPPWLPEFLDLHWGPRSCLHAEPDEQHDLNDLRIVLLGVSGAGKSPIANAILGQEAFKESRTIESERQRGRVEDRNISIIDTPGFFSTHLTDEEQKKQMIKSLDLSDPGPYVFLLIINLENFIEEQRNVVEQIQENFGAQAMRFTMVLFIRREKISKRKWIQITESEKYKELLNYFEGRYHVINSKNECDPYQITMLLKRIDEMMKNNGGQNYRNRLKLNLRKKDAADQEDPEEIKGLIREIAEERLRFKLADQRILLLGRTGSGKSSTGNTIIGNFEFKHGVSSKSVTRSCQRRVTTVEDKIISVIDTPGLYDTSMSEEELKKEIKKCIYMSAPGPHVFLLVIRVGVRFTEEEKKTVKWIQENFGKEASHHTIILFTHADHLKGISLDEYISESNDLRALIDECGGRFHSFNNEDKNNRSQVTELLQKIDEMVKNNGGQHYTNEIYKKAQRKIEQEAFKQKLWDYGVIGGGGGGGVVGAAGVAGVVGVGASRVAVAVVTAVAAVAAVATIVMSKRK; encoded by the exons ATGGACTGTAACCCACTAGGACCGTTTATGGACTCTGACCCACCGTGGTCATCTATGGACTCTGTTTTGCtgcggctgcccaagccacctgacctgccgtggctgcccgaggctcccgACCCGcagtggctgcccgaggctcccgACCCGcagtggctgcccgaggctcccgACCCGcagtggctgcccgaggctcccgACCCAcagtggctgcccgaggctcccgACCCGTcatggctgcccgaggctcctgacccaccatggctgcccgagttcctggacctgcattggggaccccgttcctgtctgcatgcag AGCCTGATGAACAACATGATTTAAACGATCTGAGGATTGTGCTGCTGGGAGTCTCTGGTGCTGGAAAGAGTCCAATAGCAAATGCAATACTGGGTCAAGAGGCTTTTAAGGAGAGCAGAACGATAGAaagtgagagacagagaggaAGAGTAGAAGACAGAAACATCTCCATCATCGACACTCCAGGATTCTTCAGCACTCACCTGACTGATGAAGAGCAGAAGAAGCAGATGATAAAGAGTCTGGATCTCTCTGATCCTGGTCCTTACGTCTTCCTGCTCATCATCAACCTGGAGAATTTCATAGAGGAGCAGAGGAACGTTGTGGAGCAAATTCAGGAGAACTTTGGAGCTCAAGCTATGAGGTTCACTATGGTGCTGTTTATTAGACGAGAAAAAATATCCAAAAGAAAATGGATTCAAATCACTGAGAGTGAAAAATATAAAGAGCTGCTGAACTACTTTGAGGGAAGATATCATGTGATAAACAGCAAAAATGAATGTGATCCCTACCAGATCACGATGCTCTTAAAGCGTATTGATGAAATGATGAagaacaatggaggacaaaactACAGAAATAGACTTAAACTGAATCTGAGAAAGAAGGATGCTGCAGACCAAGAAGATCCGGAAGAGATTAAAGGACTGATAAGGGAGATTGCTGAAGAGAGATTGCGCTTTAAATTGG CAGATCAGAGGATTCTGCTGTTGGGTAGAACTGGATCAGGAAAGAGTTCAACAGGAAACACCATCATCGGCAACTTTGAGTTTAAACATGGTGTTTCCTCTAAGTCTGTTACTAGAAGCTGTCAAAGACGTGTGACAACAGTGGAGGATAAAATCATCTCAGTGATCGACACTCCAGGACTATATGACACATCAATGAGTGAAGAAGAGCTGAAGAAAGAGATCAAGAAGTGCATCTACATGTCTGCTCCTGGCCCTCATGTGTTTCTGCTGGTCATCAGAGTGGGTGTGAGATTCACAGAAGAAGAGAAGAAAACAGTGAAATGGATTCAGGAAAACTTTGGAAAAGAAGCTTCTCATCACACCATCATTCTGTTCACTCACGCTGATCATCTGAAGGGTATTTCATTAGATGAATACATCAGTGAAAGTAATGATCTCAGGGCTCTTATTGATGAGTGCGGTGGCAGATTTCACTCATTCAACAATGAAGACAAGAATAATCGCTCTCAGGTCACAGAACTGCTGCAGAAGATTGATGAAATGGTGAAGAACAATGGAGGACAGCACTACACTAATGAGATATATAAAAAAGCCCAGAGGAAGATTGAACAAGAGGctttcaaacaaaaactgtgggaCTATGGGGTAataggaggaggaggaggaggaggagtggTAGGAGCTGCAGGAGTAGCAGGAGTAGTAGGAGTAGGAGCATCAAGAGTAGCAGTAGCAGTAGTAACAGCAGTagcagcagtagcagcagtAGCAACAATAGTAATGTCAAAAAGAAAATAA